The proteins below are encoded in one region of Sedimentibacter sp. zth1:
- the rplP gene encoding 50S ribosomal protein L16 — MLMPKRVKHRKVQRGRMTGVATRGNKLAYGEFGLQALEPAWITSNQIEAARRAMTRYVKRGGQIWIKVFPDKPVTKKPAETRMGKGKGSPEYWVAVVKPGRILFEMTGVSEEVAREAMRLAMHKLPIKCKFVMKEEQAIEKDGEANES; from the coding sequence ATGTTAATGCCTAAAAGAGTTAAACACCGTAAAGTTCAAAGAGGAAGAATGACTGGAGTAGCAACAAGAGGCAATAAGTTAGCATATGGCGAATTTGGACTTCAAGCGTTAGAGCCAGCTTGGATCACATCTAACCAAATAGAAGCTGCCAGAAGAGCGATGACAAGATACGTAAAAAGAGGCGGTCAAATTTGGATTAAAGTATTTCCAGATAAGCCAGTTACAAAAAAACCTGCTGAAACTCGTATGGGTAAAGGTAAAGGATCTCCAGAGTACTGGGTAGCAGTAGTTAAACCAGGAAGAATTTTATTTGAAATGACAGGAGTTTCTGAGGAAGTAGCTAGAGAGGCTATGAGACTTGCCATGCATAAATTGCCTATAAAATGTAAGTTTGTTATGAAAGAAGAGCAGGCGATAGAAAAGGATGGTGAAGCAAATGAAAGCTAA
- the rpsQ gene encoding 30S ribosomal protein S17 produces MERGNRKVRIGKVVSDKMDKTIVVATEKLVAHPLYKKQVKKSKKYKAHDEENKCKIGDIVKIMETRPLSKDKRWRLVEIVEEAK; encoded by the coding sequence TTGGAAAGAGGCAACAGAAAAGTTAGAATTGGTAAAGTAGTAAGTGATAAAATGGATAAAACAATAGTAGTTGCTACTGAAAAGCTTGTAGCACATCCTCTTTATAAGAAGCAAGTAAAGAAATCAAAGAAATATAAAGCACATGATGAAGAAAATAAGTGCAAAATTGGTGACATAGTAAAAATAATGGAAACTAGACCATTATCAAAAGACAAAAGATGGAGATTAGTTGAAATTGTTGAAGAAGCTAAATAA
- the rpsS gene encoding 30S ribosomal protein S19 yields MGRSLKKGPYCEPSLMKKVVTLNEANDKKVIKTWSRRSTIFPEMIGHTLAIHDGRKHVPVYITEDMVGHKLGEFAPTRTYRGHNKTEKSSKVK; encoded by the coding sequence ATGGGTAGATCGTTAAAAAAGGGACCTTATTGTGAGCCTAGTCTAATGAAAAAAGTAGTTACTTTAAACGAAGCTAATGACAAAAAAGTTATTAAGACTTGGTCAAGAAGATCTACAATATTCCCTGAAATGATAGGACACACATTAGCTATACATGATGGACGAAAGCACGTTCCTGTATATATAACTGAAGATATGGTTGGACATAAATTAGGTGAGTTTGCTCCGACAAGGACTTATAGAGGACATAATAAGACTGAAAAATCTTCAAAAGTTAAATAA
- the rplN gene encoding 50S ribosomal protein L14 translates to MVQNESRLRVADNSGAKEILVIRVLGGSSRRYANIGDIIVAAVKTATPGGVVKKGEVVKAVVVRTKKGVRRNDGTYIKFDENAAVIIKEDKTPVGTRIFGPITRELRDGNFMKIISLAPEVL, encoded by the coding sequence ATGGTACAAAACGAATCAAGATTAAGAGTTGCAGATAATTCAGGAGCTAAAGAAATACTTGTTATAAGAGTACTGGGCGGTTCAAGCAGAAGATATGCAAATATTGGTGATATAATCGTTGCTGCTGTTAAAACAGCAACACCTGGAGGAGTTGTTAAGAAGGGTGAAGTTGTTAAGGCTGTAGTTGTAAGAACAAAAAAAGGTGTTCGTAGAAACGATGGAACTTATATTAAGTTTGACGAAAATGCGGCTGTAATTATAAAAGAAGATAAAACACCTGTAGGTACTCGTATATTTGGACCTATAACAAGAGAATTAAGAGATGGTAACTTTATGAAAATAATCTCTTTAGCACCGGAAGTACTTTAA
- a CDS encoding S8 family serine peptidase, protein MLSNLKVKKNFAVILTLLMIISMIPSFAYANDSNISSAKEELKQEALSKITPEVMNDFDEDLIEVLVYMKEQVDTEMIAEATKSAVSDVMTPYNTKLEVRKGVVEALKDEATTTQKNIIKYLDQEMDKGNVEEFTSYHIVNMIYVKATKEVIENISFMSEVEKIYKNKVHTLEVTEMSEEIKPTTEGIEWNIEKVNADQTWELGIDGSGVVVGSLDSGVDWTHPAIKNKWRGYDPSTGETNPEGSWFDPVYNSTLPEDSDEHGTHVMGTVLGQEEDGSNKIGVAPGARWIAARVFNTSGSTTGTILLSAAEWMLQPNGDPANAPDVVNNSWGGGSGIDEWYRDAVRNWRAAGIFPVFSAGNQRAGEPAPWPGSISCPANYPESFAVAATDINNMRASFSKLGPSPYDESLIKPEISAPGVSIRSSIPGGGYQGGWSGTSMSAPHITGTVALLLSANASLTVDDIDEVIKSTAMPLVDTSYPTAPNMSYGYGLVDTFEAVSQVASGTGYISGKVLVPGEDTSEPVINHEQMVTEIYIGSDTDIIAEISDDVAITEVELLVKQEGKSYWMLTPMNRISGDHKAGIYKGTISYDMLGGNSITYKIKARDYGGDAVVSPDYNIEVKFGIVPDEYTQGFEDGVEGWIFDGEWEYGVPSGTSPEAYEGEKLAGTKIDGNYANDADSLLVTPPIDLRNADLGSATLRLQEWFETEYYYDICYVYVSNDYGDTWTIVGTRTGIRMEWIDTVINLNDYIGSLDPVFVAFRFTSDSSNANPGWYIDNVRLIGVGTDAMKVSENQVSQEEASKPEIMKSDYVDPEELKYSLKKDKTNNYVTIEDEEVKSIPMVYGGIPATDAVVTVLETGRSVKVNPVNGKFYMRHVLGENLTLRAEAYGYYANEVTVNVNEDETTRVNIMLEPKPQGTIIGRVFDRYYNNGAANAVIRVVEDPKVAPVVADEDGYFRINKVYEGTYTLKVVADGFDPGEITVDVYEDEITNVDIPLKRFVGYEDDIIYDDGVGENALVLNSAGYGLAVRFTPEQYGKVKGANIFFWDNSWPSPGGNRIGFAIYGIDDNGAPYQVGDPIFVDVIRGEFNYIDLSSLGFSTDRDFYISTIQDAAGSSCPGTGIDENSPYGDRSYLNLGGEFKLISEENIQGGIMIRARMEYSVAVPVITNLNELTYTNQDSITVEGTVTVDGKVNVYLNGEKVTTVDTENKEFAVEINLPLDENTIMVTAEMDGIETEPSSAVTVIKDKIAPELIVEEPEDNLKINTEVVHVVGNVQDNIEITQLLINEVEVAIDEDGNFHERLMVNQGVNIITVKAIDIAGNETVVERTVTVELAEPEITNIQPSEDLELYVGDVLTVSFNAPTGGEGYFRLLLPFEVSDNKTGIPMTEEDGVYTGTWTVPEGLEGNNIQVEVVYISEFGYEVTAIADGRLTIILEETSIINIQPSEDTELREGDALEVSFNGPSRCSGYFRLLFSPEMSNNELEIPMIEVTPGFYRGLWTVPETMVVSNLQIEVLLVTEDNIRMLDIAEGRITVVGQMNMLPVNSVIVGEEAYDINYLNSNSEAQEKLIEWLDLGNQVYIKLDNDDIVDFDGQIVSYELLPQRITYYNSNGNITFYSK, encoded by the coding sequence ATGCTAAGTAATCTAAAAGTTAAAAAGAATTTTGCCGTAATATTAACATTATTAATGATAATAAGCATGATTCCATCATTTGCTTATGCAAATGACAGTAATATTAGCTCAGCAAAAGAAGAATTAAAACAAGAAGCATTATCAAAGATTACACCAGAAGTAATGAATGATTTTGACGAAGACCTAATAGAAGTACTAGTGTATATGAAAGAACAAGTAGACACAGAAATGATAGCTGAGGCTACAAAATCTGCTGTGTCAGATGTAATGACCCCATATAATACAAAATTAGAAGTAAGAAAAGGAGTAGTTGAAGCTTTAAAAGATGAAGCAACTACTACTCAAAAAAATATAATCAAATATTTAGATCAAGAAATGGATAAAGGAAATGTTGAAGAATTTACATCTTATCACATAGTCAATATGATATATGTAAAAGCAACAAAAGAAGTAATAGAAAATATTTCATTTATGTCAGAAGTAGAGAAAATATATAAAAATAAAGTTCACACATTAGAAGTTACAGAAATGAGTGAAGAGATAAAACCAACAACAGAGGGCATAGAGTGGAACATTGAAAAAGTTAATGCAGACCAAACTTGGGAATTGGGAATTGATGGTAGCGGAGTTGTAGTAGGAAGCCTAGATTCAGGAGTAGATTGGACACATCCAGCGATAAAGAATAAATGGAGAGGATATGATCCATCAACAGGAGAAACTAATCCTGAAGGTAGCTGGTTTGACCCAGTATATAATTCAACATTACCAGAAGATTCAGATGAGCATGGAACTCATGTTATGGGAACAGTATTAGGACAAGAGGAAGATGGAAGTAATAAAATAGGTGTAGCACCAGGAGCAAGATGGATAGCAGCAAGAGTATTTAACACTTCAGGTTCAACTACAGGTACAATATTATTATCAGCAGCAGAATGGATGCTTCAACCAAATGGAGATCCAGCAAATGCACCTGATGTTGTCAACAACTCATGGGGTGGTGGATCAGGAATAGATGAATGGTATAGAGATGCTGTAAGGAACTGGAGAGCAGCAGGAATATTCCCAGTATTTTCAGCAGGAAACCAGAGAGCGGGCGAACCAGCACCATGGCCAGGATCAATATCATGCCCAGCAAATTATCCAGAATCATTTGCAGTAGCAGCAACAGATATAAATAATATGAGAGCTTCGTTCTCAAAATTAGGTCCATCACCATATGATGAAAGTTTAATAAAACCAGAAATATCAGCACCAGGAGTAAGTATTAGATCATCAATACCAGGTGGTGGATACCAAGGTGGATGGTCAGGAACATCAATGTCAGCACCACATATTACAGGAACAGTAGCATTGTTGTTATCAGCAAACGCATCATTGACAGTGGATGATATAGATGAAGTTATCAAGAGTACAGCAATGCCATTAGTTGACACATCATATCCAACAGCACCTAATATGTCATACGGTTATGGTTTAGTTGATACATTTGAAGCAGTATCACAAGTAGCATCAGGAACAGGATACATTTCTGGTAAAGTGTTAGTACCTGGCGAGGATACAAGTGAGCCAGTTATAAATCACGAACAAATGGTAACAGAAATATATATAGGTTCAGATACAGATATAATAGCAGAGATATCTGATGATGTAGCTATAACAGAAGTAGAGTTATTAGTAAAACAAGAAGGCAAATCCTACTGGATGTTAACTCCAATGAATAGAATATCAGGAGATCATAAAGCAGGAATATACAAAGGAACAATAAGCTATGATATGCTAGGAGGAAATAGTATTACATATAAGATAAAAGCTAGAGATTATGGAGGAGATGCTGTTGTTTCACCAGATTATAATATAGAAGTTAAATTTGGTATTGTTCCAGATGAATATACTCAAGGCTTTGAAGATGGAGTAGAAGGCTGGATATTTGATGGAGAATGGGAATATGGAGTACCATCAGGAACAAGCCCAGAAGCATATGAAGGAGAAAAATTAGCAGGAACTAAAATAGATGGAAATTATGCAAATGATGCAGATAGCTTGTTAGTAACTCCACCAATAGATTTAAGAAATGCTGATCTAGGTTCAGCAACATTAAGATTACAAGAATGGTTCGAAACAGAATACTATTACGATATATGTTATGTTTATGTTTCAAACGATTATGGTGATACATGGACAATAGTAGGCACCCGTACAGGAATTAGAATGGAATGGATAGACACAGTAATTAATCTTAATGATTATATAGGTTCTCTAGATCCAGTATTTGTTGCATTCCGCTTTACTTCAGATAGTTCAAATGCAAATCCAGGTTGGTATATAGACAATGTAAGATTAATTGGTGTAGGTACTGACGCTATGAAAGTTTCAGAAAACCAAGTAAGTCAAGAAGAAGCGTCAAAACCTGAAATTATGAAGTCGGATTATGTAGATCCAGAAGAATTAAAATATAGCTTAAAGAAAGACAAAACAAATAATTATGTAACAATAGAAGATGAAGAAGTAAAAAGTATACCAATGGTATATGGTGGAATCCCTGCTACTGATGCAGTAGTAACAGTACTGGAGACAGGAAGAAGTGTTAAAGTAAATCCAGTTAACGGTAAATTCTATATGAGACACGTACTTGGAGAAAACCTTACACTAAGAGCAGAAGCATATGGATATTATGCAAATGAAGTAACTGTAAATGTAAATGAAGATGAAACAACAAGAGTAAATATCATGTTAGAACCAAAACCACAGGGAACTATTATAGGAAGAGTATTTGACAGATATTATAATAACGGAGCAGCTAATGCTGTAATAAGAGTGGTAGAAGACCCTAAAGTAGCTCCAGTAGTAGCAGATGAAGATGGATACTTTAGAATTAACAAAGTATATGAAGGAACATATACACTTAAAGTGGTAGCAGATGGATTTGATCCAGGAGAAATTACTGTAGATGTATACGAAGATGAAATAACAAATGTTGATATACCACTTAAGAGATTTGTAGGTTATGAAGATGATATAATCTATGACGATGGAGTAGGAGAAAACGCATTAGTATTAAATAGTGCAGGTTACGGATTAGCAGTAAGATTTACACCTGAACAATACGGTAAAGTAAAAGGAGCAAATATTTTCTTCTGGGATAATAGCTGGCCATCACCAGGAGGAAATAGAATAGGTTTTGCAATATACGGAATAGATGATAATGGAGCACCATATCAAGTAGGAGATCCTATATTTGTTGATGTAATAAGAGGAGAATTTAACTATATAGATTTATCAAGTTTAGGCTTCTCAACAGATAGAGATTTCTATATCTCAACGATACAAGATGCAGCAGGTTCTTCTTGCCCAGGAACAGGTATAGATGAAAACTCTCCATACGGAGATAGATCATATTTGAATCTTGGTGGAGAATTCAAGCTAATATCAGAAGAAAATATCCAAGGTGGAATAATGATCAGAGCAAGAATGGAATACTCAGTAGCTGTACCAGTTATAACTAATCTAAATGAATTAACATATACAAATCAAGACTCAATAACTGTAGAAGGAACAGTTACAGTAGATGGTAAAGTAAATGTATATCTAAATGGTGAAAAGGTAACTACAGTAGATACAGAAAACAAAGAATTTGCAGTAGAAATAAATTTACCATTAGATGAAAATACAATTATGGTAACAGCAGAAATGGACGGAATAGAAACAGAGCCATCATCAGCAGTGACAGTAATAAAAGACAAAATAGCACCAGAATTAATAGTAGAAGAACCAGAAGATAATTTAAAAATCAATACAGAAGTAGTTCATGTTGTAGGCAATGTACAAGATAATATAGAAATAACACAATTATTGATCAACGAAGTAGAAGTAGCAATAGATGAAGATGGAAACTTCCATGAAAGATTGATGGTAAATCAAGGTGTTAATATTATTACAGTTAAAGCAATAGATATTGCAGGAAATGAAACAGTTGTTGAAAGAACAGTAACTGTAGAATTAGCAGAACCTGAAATTACTAATATACAGCCATCAGAAGATTTAGAGCTTTATGTTGGTGATGTATTGACTGTTAGCTTCAATGCGCCAACAGGTGGAGAAGGCTACTTTAGATTATTGCTTCCATTTGAAGTTTCAGATAACAAGACAGGAATTCCTATGACAGAAGAAGATGGAGTATATACTGGTACTTGGACTGTTCCTGAAGGATTAGAGGGAAACAATATACAGGTCGAAGTTGTGTATATCAGCGAATTTGGATATGAGGTAACAGCAATTGCAGATGGAAGATTAACAATAATATTAGAAGAGACTTCAATCATAAACATACAGCCATCAGAAGATACAGAACTTAGAGAGGGAGATGCATTAGAAGTAAGTTTTAATGGACCTAGTAGATGTAGTGGATACTTTAGATTATTATTTTCACCTGAAATGTCAAATAATGAACTTGAAATTCCAATGATTGAAGTAACACCAGGATTCTATAGGGGTTTATGGACAGTACCAGAAACAATGGTAGTAAGTAACTTACAAATTGAAGTATTGTTAGTAACTGAAGATAATATTAGAATGCTTGATATAGCTGAAGGCCGTATTACAGTGGTAGGACAGATGAATATGCTTCCAGTAAATTCAGTAATAGTTGGTGAAGAAGCATATGACATAAATTATTTAAATAGTAACTCGGAAGCGCAAGAAAAATTAATCGAGTGGTTAGATTTAGGCAATCAAGTTTATATAAAACTTGATAATGATGATATAGTAGACTTTGATGGTCAAATTGTTAGTTATGAATTATTACCACAACGTATTACTTATTATAATTCAAACGGAAATATAACATTCTATTCAAAATAG
- the rplX gene encoding 50S ribosomal protein L24, whose amino-acid sequence MHVKKGDKVVVIAGKDKGKIGTVLTGIPKNNRVIVQGVNMITKHQKATRDMQQAGIIHQEGSINVSNVMLYCSKCKQGVRVEKKVLENGKKVRVCKKCGEMFE is encoded by the coding sequence ATGCACGTTAAAAAAGGCGATAAAGTTGTAGTTATTGCAGGTAAAGATAAGGGTAAAATAGGAACAGTTTTGACAGGTATTCCAAAAAACAATAGAGTAATAGTTCAAGGTGTCAACATGATAACAAAACACCAAAAAGCAACTAGAGATATGCAACAAGCAGGTATAATACACCAAGAAGGCTCTATAAATGTTTCTAACGTTATGCTTTACTGTAGTAAATGTAAACAAGGCGTAAGAGTAGAAAAGAAAGTTTTAGAAAACGGAAAAAAAGTTAGAGTATGTAAAAAATGTGGAGAAATGTTTGAATAA
- the rplC gene encoding 50S ribosomal protein L3 yields the protein MKAILGKKIGMTQVFTEQGNVVPVSVVESSKMFVVQKKTIEKDGYNAIQVGFGDIKTKNVTKPLKGHFEKSNVEYKKILREFRVENIDEYEVGQEIKLDIFQAGDKVDVIGTSKGKGFAGNIKRHGHSRGPMSHGSKFHRLRGSLGASAGICRVIKGIPAHGHMGHVRVTVQNLEIIKVDTAKNVLLIKGAIPGPKKGLVTVKETVKR from the coding sequence ATGAAAGCAATTCTTGGTAAAAAAATAGGAATGACTCAAGTGTTCACAGAACAAGGTAATGTTGTTCCAGTATCAGTAGTAGAATCGAGCAAAATGTTCGTAGTTCAAAAGAAAACTATTGAGAAAGATGGTTACAACGCAATCCAAGTTGGATTCGGTGATATCAAAACAAAAAATGTAACAAAACCTTTAAAAGGTCATTTCGAAAAATCAAACGTTGAATACAAAAAAATCCTTAGAGAATTTAGAGTAGAAAACATTGATGAATACGAAGTTGGACAAGAAATAAAATTAGATATTTTCCAAGCCGGAGACAAAGTTGATGTTATTGGAACATCAAAAGGTAAAGGATTTGCAGGAAATATTAAAAGACATGGTCACTCGAGAGGACCTATGAGTCATGGTTCTAAATTCCACAGATTAAGAGGTTCTTTAGGAGCTTCAGCTGGTATTTGTAGAGTAATTAAAGGAATACCTGCACACGGACATATGGGTCATGTAAGAGTAACTGTACAAAACCTTGAAATTATAAAAGTAGATACAGCTAAAAATGTATTGCTTATAAAAGGTGCTATACCAGGACCTAAAAAAGGCTTAGTAACAGTTAAAGAAACAGTAAAAAGATAG
- the rplB gene encoding 50S ribosomal protein L2: MGIKKFKPTSPSLRQMTVSTFEEITTNEPEKSLLAPLSKTAGRNVHGCITVRHKGGGEKRKYRIIDFKRNKDGVPGKIATIEYDPNRSANIALVHYVDGEKRYIIAPNKLKVGDVIESGSKADIKIGNTLQLKNIPVGTTIHNIELKAGKGAQLVRSAGNSAQLMAKEGKYAQVRLPSGEVRMVSMECRATIGQVGNIDHENINIGKAGRKRHMGIRPTVRGSVMNPNDHPHGGGEGKAPVGRPSPVTPWGKPALGYKTRKKNKKSNKMIVRTRKSK; the protein is encoded by the coding sequence ATGGGTATAAAAAAATTTAAACCTACTTCTCCATCTTTAAGACAGATGACTGTTTCGACTTTTGAAGAGATAACAACTAACGAACCTGAGAAATCTCTTTTAGCACCTTTAAGTAAAACTGCAGGAAGAAACGTACATGGATGTATTACAGTTCGTCATAAAGGTGGCGGTGAAAAGAGAAAATACAGAATAATAGATTTCAAAAGAAATAAAGACGGTGTACCAGGTAAAATTGCTACAATTGAGTATGATCCAAACAGAAGTGCTAATATTGCATTAGTACATTATGTAGACGGAGAAAAAAGATATATAATAGCTCCAAACAAGTTAAAAGTTGGAGATGTTATAGAATCAGGTAGCAAAGCGGATATCAAAATAGGTAATACATTACAATTGAAAAACATACCTGTTGGTACTACAATTCATAATATTGAATTGAAGGCTGGAAAAGGTGCACAGTTAGTTAGATCTGCTGGTAACTCAGCACAGTTAATGGCTAAAGAAGGAAAGTATGCACAAGTTAGACTTCCAAGTGGTGAAGTAAGAATGGTAAGCATGGAGTGTAGAGCTACAATCGGTCAAGTTGGTAACATAGACCATGAAAATATCAATATCGGTAAAGCCGGTAGAAAGAGACACATGGGTATTAGACCAACAGTAAGAGGTAGTGTAATGAACCCTAACGATCACCCACACGGTGGTGGTGAAGGTAAAGCTCCAGTAGGAAGACCATCTCCAGTAACACCTTGGGGTAAACCAGCATTAGGCTATAAAACTCGTAAGAAGAATAAAAAGTCTAATAAAATGATTGTAAGAACAAGAAAATCTAAATAA
- the rpsJ gene encoding 30S ribosomal protein S10, translated as MASTQKIRIRLKAYDHQLIDQSAQKIVETAKATGATVAGPIPLPTEKQVVTILRAVHKYKDSREQFEQRTHKRLIDITNPTPKTVDSLMKLNLPAGVDIEIKL; from the coding sequence ATGGCAAGCACTCAAAAAATAAGAATTAGGTTAAAGGCTTATGACCATCAATTGATTGATCAATCTGCACAAAAAATTGTAGAGACTGCTAAAGCAACTGGAGCAACTGTAGCTGGACCAATTCCACTACCTACAGAAAAACAAGTTGTTACAATATTAAGAGCAGTTCACAAGTACAAAGATTCTAGAGAGCAGTTTGAGCAAAGAACACACAAAAGATTAATTGACATCACTAATCCTACTCCTAAAACAGTAGACTCATTAATGAAACTTAATTTGCCTGCTGGAGTAGACATTGAAATTAAGCTATAA
- the rpsC gene encoding 30S ribosomal protein S3 encodes MGQKVNPHGLRVGVIQDWDSKWYASKKDFHINLIEDYKVREFIKKNLYQAGIAKVEIERFASRIKLSVYTAKPGMIIGKGGSGVESLKKNVEKITGKTVIINVEEVRVPELDAQLVAESIASQIEKRVSFRRAMKQSIQRTMRSGAKGIKTSVSGRLNGADMARTERYTDGTVPLQTLRSNISYGFAEADTTYGKIGVKVWICKGEVLGKKLVSGQEEVKGAVSHNKDKRKRRSNNNYKRDKK; translated from the coding sequence ATGGGCCAAAAAGTAAATCCTCATGGACTGAGAGTTGGAGTAATTCAAGATTGGGATTCAAAATGGTACGCTAGTAAAAAGGACTTCCATATAAATCTTATTGAAGATTACAAAGTTCGTGAATTTATTAAGAAAAACTTATACCAAGCAGGAATTGCTAAGGTAGAAATAGAGAGATTTGCAAGTAGAATAAAACTTAGTGTTTATACTGCTAAACCTGGTATGATTATAGGAAAAGGCGGATCAGGTGTTGAATCATTAAAGAAGAATGTTGAAAAAATAACAGGTAAGACTGTCATAATTAATGTAGAGGAAGTAAGAGTTCCTGAGTTAGATGCTCAATTGGTTGCAGAAAGTATTGCAAGCCAAATAGAAAAAAGGGTATCATTCAGAAGAGCAATGAAACAATCTATTCAAAGAACTATGAGATCAGGTGCTAAAGGTATAAAAACTTCTGTATCGGGTAGATTAAACGGTGCTGATATGGCAAGAACTGAAAGATATACTGATGGTACAGTGCCATTGCAAACATTAAGATCTAACATAAGCTACGGTTTTGCAGAAGCAGATACTACTTATGGTAAAATAGGTGTTAAGGTTTGGATTTGTAAAGGCGAAGTTTTGGGCAAAAAACTTGTTTCTGGTCAAGAAGAAGTTAAAGGCGCAGTTTCGCACAACAAAGATAAAAGAAAAAGAAGATCAAACAATAACTATAAAAGAGATAAAAAGTAG
- the rpmC gene encoding 50S ribosomal protein L29 encodes MKAKEIREKTVSELNQSLVELKTELFNLRFQLATGELENPLRINKVKKDIARVKTILREREINVNVQ; translated from the coding sequence ATGAAAGCTAAAGAAATAAGAGAAAAAACAGTTAGCGAATTAAACCAATCATTAGTAGAATTAAAAACAGAACTTTTTAATTTAAGATTTCAACTTGCTACAGGTGAGTTGGAAAATCCTTTAAGAATAAATAAAGTAAAAAAAGACATTGCACGTGTTAAAACAATTCTTAGAGAGAGAGAAATTAATGTTAATGTGCAATAG
- the rplD gene encoding 50S ribosomal protein L4, with translation MPKVALYDINGSQVGDVELCDAIFGIEPNNHVMYEAVKNYLANQRQGTQSAKTRAEVRGGGRKPWRQKGTGRARQGSIRAPQWKGGGVVFAPKPRDYSYSIPKKVKRLALKSALSSKVIDKEIIVLDSLTLEQPKTKEMVKVLSNLKANKKSLIVIPERDANVVRSASNIPGVKTAYVNTINVYDILNCDTFIITKDAVNKVEEVYA, from the coding sequence ATGCCAAAAGTAGCTCTTTATGATATAAACGGCAGTCAAGTGGGTGATGTCGAATTATGCGATGCAATATTCGGAATTGAGCCAAATAACCACGTTATGTATGAGGCTGTAAAAAACTATTTAGCTAATCAAAGACAAGGTACACAATCAGCAAAGACTAGAGCAGAAGTAAGAGGTGGCGGAAGAAAACCTTGGAGACAAAAAGGAACAGGACGTGCAAGACAAGGTAGTATCAGAGCACCACAATGGAAAGGCGGCGGAGTTGTATTCGCACCAAAACCAAGAGATTATAGCTATTCAATACCTAAAAAGGTTAAGAGATTAGCACTTAAATCAGCATTAAGCTCAAAGGTTATAGACAAAGAAATAATTGTTCTTGATAGTTTAACTTTAGAACAACCAAAAACTAAAGAAATGGTAAAAGTTTTATCAAATCTTAAAGCAAACAAAAAATCTTTAATAGTAATACCTGAAAGAGACGCAAATGTTGTTAGATCAGCAAGCAATATTCCAGGTGTTAAAACTGCATATGTTAACACAATTAACGTATATGATATTTTGAACTGTGATACTTTCATAATAACAAAAGACGCAGTAAACAAAGTGGAGGAGGTGTACGCATAA
- the rplW gene encoding 50S ribosomal protein L23: MRSPHDLIKRPIITEASMDAMADKKYTFEVDKKANKTEIKNAVEQVFGVKVKSVNTMNMLGKMKRQGAHAGRRASWKKAIIALTEDSKAIEFFEGMN, translated from the coding sequence ATGCGCAGTCCACACGATTTAATAAAAAGACCAATAATTACAGAAGCAAGTATGGATGCAATGGCTGACAAAAAATACACTTTTGAAGTGGATAAAAAAGCCAACAAAACTGAAATTAAAAACGCAGTTGAGCAAGTTTTCGGAGTAAAAGTTAAGAGCGTAAACACAATGAATATGCTTGGAAAAATGAAAAGACAAGGCGCTCATGCTGGAAGAAGAGCAAGTTGGAAAAAAGCTATCATAGCTTTAACTGAAGACAGCAAAGCAATTGAATTCTTCGAAGGAATGAACTAA
- the rplV gene encoding 50S ribosomal protein L22 yields MEARAIAKHVRVSSRKMRFICDMVRGKSVEEALTILKFTPNKGAKILEKVVKSAAANAENNFDMNRDQLFVSEVYSNQGPTTKRFRPRSQGRAFKILKRTSHIGVVVKERD; encoded by the coding sequence GTGGAAGCTAGAGCAATCGCTAAGCATGTAAGAGTATCATCTAGAAAGATGAGATTTATATGTGATATGGTAAGAGGAAAAAGTGTTGAAGAAGCACTTACAATATTAAAGTTTACACCTAATAAAGGTGCTAAAATATTAGAAAAAGTTGTAAAATCAGCTGCTGCTAATGCAGAAAACAATTTTGATATGAATAGAGATCAGTTATTTGTATCTGAGGTATATTCAAATCAAGGACCTACTACAAAAAGATTTAGACCAAGATCACAAGGTAGAGCATTTAAAATATTAAAAAGAACTAGCCATATAGGTGTAGTTGTAAAAGAAAGAGACTAG